From the Planctomycetaceae bacterium genome, the window GCTGGTATTACATCAGAACTGGCGGAAATTATCGGCGGAGCTGCAGCTCTCGAATAGTCAGATCAGATCCGCTGGTACAGATCAGTTTTTGTTTTCAAACGTGCGGATTAGGCGCGTTCATTCTGGATATCAGGTTCACAGGGCGAATTACCCATGAGTGACACAGCAGTAGTAGCAGTAGCCGGCAAGGTTTCGCAGGTGATCGGATCGACATTCGATGCCGAGTTTCCAGAAGGTCATCTTCCGTCGATCTACAACGCCCTTCTGATCGAGGCCAATGTTAAAGGCAACCCGATCAAGGTTACTGGTGAGGTCCAGCAGCATCTTGGTGGCGGAAAGGTTCGTTGCGTCGCCCTCGGTTCTACCGACGGAATGGTGCGTGGGATGGAGGTTGTCGACACAGGCAAACCACTGTCTGTTCCAGTGGGTAAAGAAACTCTTGGACGTGTCTTCAATGTTCTCGGGGATGCGATTGATGGTCGCGGTGAAGTCGCCAGCGAAGAGCGATGGGCCATTCACCGACGCCCGCCCAAACTGGAGAACCTGAGTGCGAAGACCGAACTCTTCGAAACAGGGATCAAAGTGGTTGACCTCCTCACCCCGTTCGTACGCGGTGGTAAAGCGGGACTCTTCGGAGGAGCCGGACTGGGTAAAACCGTCATTCTGACCGAGATGATTGCTCGTATTGCGAGTGCACACGGTGGTTACTCTGTCTTCGCGGGAGTTGGTGAACGAACGCGTGAAGGAAACGACCTCTGGCTGGAAATGCAGGAAGCCAAGATCGGTGATACGGGGCGTTCTGTTATTGAGCAAACATGTATGGTGTTCGGGCAGATGAACGAGCCCCCCGGAGCACGACTTCGAGTTGCATTGTCCGCGCTGACCATGGCGGAGTGGTTCCGCGATGCAACTGGTGCAGACACTCTGCTGTTCGTTGACAACATTTTCCGATTTTCTCAGGCAGGTTCTGAGGTTTCTGCGTTGCTTGGGCGTATGCCTTCAGCGGTGGGATATCAGCCAACTCTTGGGACCGAACTGGGTGAACTTCAGGAACGAATTACCTCAACATCGGGCGGTGCGATTACCTCTGTTCAGGCTGTATATGTTCCTGCAGACGACCCGACAGACCCGGCACCTGCAACCGCGTTCGCTCACCTTGACGCGTTCATCTACCTCGAGCGACGTATCGCGGAAAAAGGGATCTACCCGGCCATCGACCCGCTGGCATCGTCCAGTCGAATTCTTGACCCCCAGTATGTTGGTCAGCATCACTACGACGTCGCCCGACGAGTACAACAAACGCTGCAACGCTACCGAGAACTTCAGGACATCATCGCAATTCTTGGGGTGGATGAACTGAGCGAAGAGGACAAGATGGTCGTCCATCGGGCTCGACGAATTGAACGCTTTCTTTCGCAGCCGTTCCTCGTTGCAGAGGTCTTTACAGGAAAAGCTGGTAAGATCACCCCACTGGCTGACACCATACGCAGCTTCGAGGAAATCTGCGACGGGAAATGGGATCACCTGCCGGAAGCAGCTTTCATGTACGTCGGGGCAATTGAAGAAGCAGAAGAGCAATACAAGAAGATGCAGGCAGAGGCCTGATCCTGGTGGTAATCCGGCCCTGCAAACAGATTCGGCGGTTTGTGTCCCTGGCACATGCAGCGAGAGAGAAGATTCGTGGCTAATTTGCGACTGGTACTCGTCACTCCCGAAAAGACTCTGTTCGACCGAGAAGTCGCGTCGATCCGTGTGCCGCTGTTTGACGGTTCAGCCGGCTTCTATCCGGGCCGTGCGCCGCTGGTCGGACGTCTGGGGATCGGCGAATTACGTCTGACGAACGGGAGCGAAGAAGAGTCCTACTTTGTTGAAGGTGGCTTCGTTCAGGTGAAGGGGGAAGTGGTCTCCGTACTCACGAATGCCGCGATCCCAGTCTCAGAGATCAGTCGCAAATCGGCAGCAGAGCAATTACAGTCCGCGAAAGCCGCTAAGTCGAACTCCGATGAGGAGTATCTGGCGATGGCCCGCAAACTGGAACGCGCTCGCAAAATGCTCACCCTTGCAGGCAAAGACTAATTTGTTTGCAATGCTGCTGGCTGTCTTTAATAGTATCTCGTAGTTGCGAAAGCCGGAGCTATGGCG encodes:
- the atpD gene encoding F0F1 ATP synthase subunit beta; this translates as MSDTAVVAVAGKVSQVIGSTFDAEFPEGHLPSIYNALLIEANVKGNPIKVTGEVQQHLGGGKVRCVALGSTDGMVRGMEVVDTGKPLSVPVGKETLGRVFNVLGDAIDGRGEVASEERWAIHRRPPKLENLSAKTELFETGIKVVDLLTPFVRGGKAGLFGGAGLGKTVILTEMIARIASAHGGYSVFAGVGERTREGNDLWLEMQEAKIGDTGRSVIEQTCMVFGQMNEPPGARLRVALSALTMAEWFRDATGADTLLFVDNIFRFSQAGSEVSALLGRMPSAVGYQPTLGTELGELQERITSTSGGAITSVQAVYVPADDPTDPAPATAFAHLDAFIYLERRIAEKGIYPAIDPLASSSRILDPQYVGQHHYDVARRVQQTLQRYRELQDIIAILGVDELSEEDKMVVHRARRIERFLSQPFLVAEVFTGKAGKITPLADTIRSFEEICDGKWDHLPEAAFMYVGAIEEAEEQYKKMQAEA
- the atpC gene encoding ATP synthase F1 subunit epsilon, which produces MANLRLVLVTPEKTLFDREVASIRVPLFDGSAGFYPGRAPLVGRLGIGELRLTNGSEEESYFVEGGFVQVKGEVVSVLTNAAIPVSEISRKSAAEQLQSAKAAKSNSDEEYLAMARKLERARKMLTLAGKD